Proteins co-encoded in one Aspergillus flavus chromosome 2, complete sequence genomic window:
- a CDS encoding putative oligopeptide transporter, translating to MPSESSVDVKDRGGQDDHKDGPTVEAHTTDSESGKGADEMRKPGEVDELPPVEAFKWNVDGDQSPFPEVAACVSNTDDPTMLCNTVRAWILMTIFVMLFSGVNQFFGLRYPSLTIGYVVAQLLVFPIGRAWEKLPRWRVPLGKLSFDINPGKFTVKEHAFIVICVNISASTPYAQGSLMAIIHPRFWGRDFGPGFSFLYLLTTQMIGFGLAGLARRWIVYPAALIWPTSLSSTVLFRALHEPEERSPANGWTITRYRFFIYFTIFGFVLFWFPDYIWTSLSTFAFITWIVPHNQVVNTLFGMNSGLGLLPISLDWTEINYAGFPLTTPFYITCNAFATIVIFYFFLSPILYYTNVWNSAYLPLLSSNTFDNTGQSYNITKVVDANLNFVESKYQAYSPMYISLGYALTYGLGFAAVTAVIVHTYLYNGREIWAKFKNSRAGGEDIHRRLMHAYNDVPDWWYGILTVIVLGLGVLTVRYWDTELPVWGFLVVCFGMGVVLILPEGILQGTTNQRVFLNIITELIAGYAYPGSAIANTMVKCYGYNSIKHAMDFAQDLKMGQYMKIPPRALFAGQIYASIIATMTQTGVLRWMMGHISRLCDPKNPNRFTCNGSKVMYNASIIWGTIGPQRMFQQGQVYNGLMYFFLIGPVVTVIVYFLYRRYPNSWLKYVNVPIFFNAAGNIPPATTTQYSLWFIVGFIFNFWIRRRAFHWWKRYNYLLQAAMDTGTALATILIFFALSYTGTKLSWWGNNVGSNTYDSQSVPYLKVSDGGHFGPGPGEFK from the exons ATGCCCTCTGAAAGCTCTGTGGATGTTAAAGACCGAGGTGGTCAAGATGACCACAAGGACGGACCGACTGTCGAGGCTCATACGACAGACTCAGAGTCGGGCAAAGGGGCAGATGAGATGCGAAAACCCGGGGAGGTAGACGAATTACCACCGGTAGAAGCATTTAAATGGAATGTGGATGGGGATCAATCACCCT TCCCTGAAGTAGCCGCATGTGTGTCGAACACAGATGATCCGACCATGCTCTGCAACA CTGTTCGAGCATGGATCCTCATGACAATTTTCGTTATGTTATTTTCCGGCGTTAATCAATTCTTCGGCCTGCGATAC CCTTCTCTCACTATCGGCTATGTTGTAGCCCAACTTCTCGTTTTTCCTATCGGTCGGGCATGGGAAAAGCTTCCTCGTTGGAGGGTACCGTTGGGAAAGCTGTCTTTCGATATCAACCCAGGAAAATTCACCGTCAAAGAGCATGCCTTTATTGTCATC TGTGTCAATATCAGCgcttctactccgtatgcgCAAGGGTCACTAATGGCAATCATTCATCCTCGGTTTTGGGGACGTGACTTCGGACCAGGGTTCTCTTTTCTATACCTTCTAACCACCCAAATGATCGG CTTCGGCCTGGCCGGTCTTGCTCGCCGGTGGATTGTCTATCCAGCCGCTCTTATCTGGCCCACGTCTCTTTCCTCCACCGTTCTCTTTCGTGCACTACACGAGCCTGAAGAGCGTTCTCCTGCAAATGGCTGGACAATTACTCGCTACCgcttctttatttattttacaaTTTTCGGCTTCGTCCTCTTCTGGTTTCCTGATTATATCTGGACCAGCCTCAGCACGTTTGCATTTATCACATGGATTGTTCCTCATAACCAGGTGGTCAACACTTTGTTCGGA ATGAACTCGGGATTAGGGCTTCTGCCCATTAGCCTCGACTGGACCGAGATAAACTACGCCGGCTTTCCACTGACCACGCCTTTCTACATCACATGTAATGCTTTCGCGACGATTGtgatattctatttcttcctcTCACCAATCCTATACTATACCAATGTCTGGAATAGTGCTTA CCTACCCCTCCTATCGTCAAACACTTTTGACAATACTGGCCAGTCCTATAATATCACAAAAGTGGTTGATGCTAATTTAAACTTCGTCGAAAGCAAATATCAAGCCTACTCTCCAATGTACATCTCTTTGGGGTACGCCCTTACTTACGGCCTGGGCTTTGCAGCAGTGACAGCCGTGATTGTGCACACCTATCTCTACAACGGTCGCGAAATCTGGGCTAAGTTCAAAAACTCCCGTGCTGGTGGCGAGGACATCCATCGTCGACTGATGCATGCCTACAATGACGTCCCGGACTGGTGGTACGGGATATTGACCGTTATTGTGCTCGGGTTGGGTGTTCTCACCGTTCGATACTGGGACACGGAGTTGCCCGTCTGGGGATTCCTCGTTGTCTGCTTTGGCATGGGCGTCGTTTTGATCCTGCCGGAAGGAATTCTACAAGGAACAACTAATCAGCGAGTCTTCCTAAATATTATCACGGAATTAATTGCAGGATATGCGTACCCCGGCAGCGCGATCGCAAACACCATGGTCAAGTGCTACGGATATAATTCAATTAAGCACGCCATGGACTTTGCCCAAGACCTCAAGATGGGACAGTATATG AAAATTCCACCTCGTGCGCTCTTCGCCGGTCAAATCTATGCATCCATTATCGCGACCATGACTCAAACTGGAG TTCTACGCTGGATGATGGGCCATATATCCCGACTCTGTGACCCCAAGAACCCCAATCGCTTCACCTGCAACGGCTCCAAGGTGATGTACAATGCATCCATCATCTGGGGAACAATCGGCCCACAAAGAATGTTCCAACAGGGGCAAGTCTACAACGGCCTCATGTACTTCTTCTTGATCGGG CCGGTTGTCACTGTTATCGTGTACTTTCTCTACCGACGCTATCCCAACAGCTGGCTGAAGTACGTGAACGTACCAATCTTCTTTAATGCCGCCGGCAATATCCCACCCGCAACTACCA CTCAATACTCCCTCTGGTTCATCGTCGGcttcatcttcaacttctgGATCCGAAGGCGCGCCTTCCACTGGTGGAAGCGGTACAATT ACCTCCTCCAAGCTGCTATGGATACAGGCACTGCTCTGGCTACGATCCTCATTTTCTTCGCACTGAGCTACACCGGTACCAAGCTTAGCTGGTGGGGCAATAACGTTGGATCTAATACTTATGATTCGCAGTCCGTTCCCTACCTGAAGGTCTCGGATGGGGGCCATTTTGGTCCGGGACCGGGGGAGTTCAAATAG
- a CDS encoding putative translation initiation inhibitor (unnamed protein product), whose translation MSHLQYFSYKGFGEHMREVLSYSQAVRIGDRIEISGQGGWDPSTRKVHTDLGEEINQAFANVELALKDAGGRGWSQVYRVRIFIVQTNDEVIALLVQNLQKWMPDHKPVLTCVGVNQLALEGMRIEIEAFAHDG comes from the exons ATGTCCCACCTCCAATACTTCAGCTACAAAGGCTTCGGCGAGCATATGCGTGAAGTCTTATCATATAGCCAGGCGGTACGTATTGGCGATCGCATTGAAATCTCCGGCCAAG GAGGTTGGGATCCAAGTACTCGCAAAGTCCACACGGACTTAGGggaagaaatcaaccaagCATTCGCCAACGTAGAGCTAGCGCTCAAAGATGCTGGTGGGAGGGGCTGGTCCCAGGTCTATCGAGTTCGAATTTTCATCGTACAGACCAATGATGAAGTCATTGCCTTGCTTGTGCAGAATCTTCAAAAGTGGATGCCAGATCACAAGCCTGTGTTGACGTGTGTTGGAGTGAACCAGCTAGCTTTGGAGGGGATGAGGATTGAGATCGAAGCGTTTGCGCACGATGGTTGA
- a CDS encoding putative phenylacetaldoxime dehydratase has protein sequence MSMYTIEKPLEGTFVYTLFGVQQPDDVQSPATENLIRTFSHLITGANCHLDQVTQDGIVSPGIGKTRIWIATWKSIADFEAWWESDSVIKFWSSLPPDAGMWREFVKVPYGRSQYKATQNRQDGQGVHFAHKPTEKNGYWGWIRDSIRELSKENRMDSPLLVPPIPERKASLKEKTLGRVTFNGFPDNLCFNLERQDLSEMTGAERGVWFDQFDQAACKWMDDLAHAAPEAGILTSRMCYDERLGTYKEGDSEFHKYNRKVELFYFMDLRSMERAGRSNKGHVALRNNILKTYGPGGIMSECGKVALWVQTNILKAPEIDAEYVGCVPGTGSMANQNHEAFQCQKEASPCQHAKA, from the coding sequence ATGTCCATGTACACCATCGAAAAACCGTTGGAAGGGACTTTTGTCTACACTCTCTTTGGGGTCCAACAGCCTGACGATGTTCAATCACCTGCTACTGAAAATCTTATCAGAACATTCAGTCATCTCATAACAGGTGCCAACTGCCACCTTGACCAAGTAACCCAGGATGGGATTGTTTCCCCGGGAATAGGGAAGACACGAATATGGATTGCCACATGGAAATCGATCGCCGACTTTGAGGCCTGGTGGGAGTCCGACAGTGTTATCAAATTTTGGTCGTCTCTGCCTCCTGATGCAGGCATGTGGCGCGAGTTTGTCAAGGTTCCTTACGGTCGATCCCAATACAAAGCCACACAAAACCGGCAAGATGGGCAAGGGGTCCATTTCGCCCACAAGCCGACTGAAAAGAATGGTTACTGGGGTTGGATCAGAGATTCAATCAGAGAATTGTCAAAAGAAAACCGCATGGATTCCCCTCTGCTGGTGCCACCAATACCGGAACGAAAGGCCTCTCTCAAAGAGAAGACTTTGGGACGTGTCACATTCAATGGATTTCCAGACAATCTCTGCTTTAACCTTGAGAGACAGGACCTTTCCGAGATGACGGGGGCTGAAAGAGGCGTTTGGTTTGACCAATTTGATCAAGCTGCCTGCAAGTGGATGGACGATCTGGCTCACGCAGCCCCGGAAGCGGGAATTCTAACATCTCGTATGTGCTACGACGAGCGCCTGGGGACCTACAAAGAGGGGGATAGCGAGTTCCACAAGTACAATAGAAAAGTCGAACTTTTCTACTTCATGGATCTTAGGTCTATGGAAAGAGCGGGTCGATCTAACAAAGGCCATGTTGCATTGCGTAACAATATTTTGAAAACATATGGACCTGGTGGGATTATGTCGGAATGTGGGAAAGTAGCCTTGTGGGTGCAGACAAACATACTTAAGGCCCCTGAAATTGATGCTGAGTACGTTGGATGCGTTCCTGGGACGGGCTCTATGGCTAATCAGAACCATGAAGCATTTCAATGTCAGAAGGAGGCGAGTCCTTGCCAACATGCAAAGGCATGA
- a CDS encoding putative glucuronyl hydrolase — protein MPVHENTTISVKRGLETWGNGTNSPKKPKTDGLSPEATPSPLVKALYSESATAKLWNVASKALNNAIPPTLCPEYTGADGVTYVYRTLDFWTSGFFPGSLYLLLERQTLYPGFYDIPWRVNKKSPLPHKLQLQHLCQWWTANLHANAAKRDTHDLGFMIAPWAMKAWSLNRDPQAYNSLVLAAHSLASRFDERVQSLRSWDVCHTKRYSFTDPEKDFLVIIDNMLNLDLLFWVAKETGNAKFHDIAVAHARTTAKHHIRSDNSTVHVVNYDTDTGLPKSKFTHQGYSDESCWARGQAWGILGFMQTFEWTGEMEFLTTARSLADYFIRRLPDDGVPYWDFDAPVDSSCPRDTSAGMVAGCGMLLIYKALRGVDEDAAEFYLKSAVRILAGTMNGFMTPGDLRFEVGESDTVVPTYPDDLPEHERRQSGALRVTDSRLTQNGNGTSKNTPETIIDGATINNYEFATRRWANHGLVYADYYFMLMGNMLLELGLVSGTRCAIHGEHLL, from the exons ATGCCGGTGCACGAAAACACCACGATATCTGTGAAACGAGGGCTAGAAACATGGGGAAATGGAACAAAT TCTCCCAAAAAGCCTAAAACCGACGGATTATCTCCCGAAGCCACACCCTCCCCGCTAGTCAAAGCACTCTACTCTGAATCCGCAACAGCCAAACTCTGGAATGTGGCGAGTAAGGCCCTAAACAATGCAATACCACCAACACTCTGCCCAGAGTACACTGGCGCAGACGGCGTGACCTACGTCTACCGCACCCTCGATTTCTGGACATCCGGTTTCTTCCCCGGCTCGCTGTATCTCCTCCTCGAACGGCAGACGCTCTACCCAGGTTTCTACGACATACCATGGCGTGTCAATAAGAAAAGCCCACTGCCTCATAAGCTTCAGCTCCAGCACCTCTGTCAATGGTGGACAGCCAATCTACACGCCAACGCTGCGAAGCGCGATACTCACGATCTGGGATTCATGATCGCACCATGGGCCATGAAAGCTTGGTCTTTGAATCGAGATCCACAGGCCTACAACAGTTTGGTTCTAGCTGCGCACTCTCTTGCTAGTCGGTTCGACGAGCGCGTTCAGTCATTGCGTAGCTGGGACGTATGTCATACTAAGCGGTATTCATTTACCGATCCGGAGAAGGATTTCCTGGTGATTATTGATAACATGTTGAACCTCGACTTGTTGTTCTGGGTTGCGAAGGAGACGGGAAATGCAAAGTTTCACGATATCGCAGTTGCGCATGCGCGGACCACGGCCAAACATCATATCAGATCTGATAACAGCACAGTCCATGTCGTTAATTATGACACTGACACTGGCTTGCCCAAATCAAAGTTCACGCATCAGGGATATAGTGATGAGAGCTGTTGGGCTCGTGGCCAGGCCTGGGGAATACTGGGATTTATGCAGACCTTCGAGTGGACGGGGGAGATGGAGTTCCTCACCACTGCACGAAGCTTGGCGGATTATTTTATCCGTCGGTTACCCGATGACGGGGTACCGTATTGGGACTTTGATGCTCCTGTGGACTCGTCTTGTCCGAGGGATACCTCTGCGGGTATGGTGGCGGGTTGTgggatgttgttgatttATAAGGCGTTGAGAGGcgtggatgaggatgctgCTGAATTTTACTTAAAGTCTGCGGTGAGGATATTGGCAGGGACAATGAACGGGTTTATGACGCCTGGCGATCTGAGGTTCGAAGTTGGGGAGTCTGATACCGTGGTGCCGACGTATCCTGACGATCTGCCTGAACATGAAAGGAGGCAATCGGGAGCGCTTAGGGTTACGGATTCTCGATTGACGCAAAATGGGAATGGTACCTCCAAGAACACACCAGAGACTATCATCGATGGTGCGACGATAAATAACTACGAGTTCGCTACTCGTCGCTGGGCAAACCATGGTCTGGTCTACGCcgattattattttatgcTGATGGGAAACATGCTCTTAGAGCTAGGGCTGGTTAGTGGGACAAGGTGTGCTATCCACGGAGAGCATTTATTATAA
- a CDS encoding 2-ketogluconate transporter, with the protein MADIQADRKGISSEHEHIDPPEKPQHLAGVDAETAAYATGPPVEIDKATDRRLFWKVNKRILVCMVGTYFCQALDKGTLGFSSIMGIQEDAGLDSDKYNWLGTILYIGVLVGEYPTNFLAQKLPVAKYLAANVFLWGVIIACSAAATNFPGLMVVRFLLGCFESCVQPIFIQMTSMWYTRKEQPILTSLWNCMMGVQMMVGGIMAWGTSHYIGHAIKSWQLLFLVLGVATCVWAVFLAWYLPDSPMKAKCFTEDDKRLLVERVRANETGIQNKTFKKYQLVEALTDPIIWLYVLMQVSSTLVLGGLGVFSNIIIKSFGFTTLQTQLLNIAQGAVTSAVMVGGASLSSWTDQTILVMHLWTIPPIIGTAIIFTIAPTESTRVGLLIAFYCTQFIWAEGNLLFSVISRNVAGQTKKSTVLAMTFIAWAAGNATAPQIFQSSDAPRYTKGFTAHFCLYGIMNGTLLVTRWLLIRRNKGKTDATSMAVAENGIPEDIGHSGAFLDMTDEENPDFRYVY; encoded by the exons ATGGCCGACATTCAAGCAGACCGCAAAGGTATTTCGTCCGAACATGAGCATATTGACCCGCCCGAGAAACCTCAGCACTTGGCTGGGGTCGATGCAGAAACCGCAGCATATGCAACTGGTCCTCCTGTCGAGATCGACAAAGCTACCGATCGACGGCTATTCTGGAAGGTCAATAAACGGATACTCGTGTGCATGGTTGGC ACATACTTCTGCCAAGCTCTTGACAAGGGCACTCTGGGTTTCAGTTCGATTATGGGAATTCAGGAAGACGCAGGTCTAGATAGCGACAAATATAACTGGTTGGGGACCATATTGTACATTGGAGTGCTTGTGGGGGAGTATCCGACCAACTTTTTGGCTCAGAAATTGCCGGTCGCTAAGTATCTTGCGGCGAA TGTATTTTTATGGGGAGTGATCATCGCA TGCAGCGCGGCCGCCACGAACTTCCCCGGATTAATGGTCGTTCGGTTCCTCCTGGG GTGCTTTGAATCCTGCGTCCAGCCAATCTTTATTCAAATGACGTCTATGTGGTATACCCGCAAGGAACAACCAATTTTGACAAGCCTATGGAATTGCA TGATGGGCGTCCAGATGATG GTAGGAGGTATCATGGCCTGGGGCACCAGCCATTACATAGGCCATGCCATCAAATCCTGGCAACTACTATTCCTTGTCCTCGGGGTAGCAACTTGTGTCTGGGCTGTATTTCTGGCCTGGTACCTCCCTGACAGCCCGATGAAAGCAAAGTGCTTTACCGAGGATGACAAACGCTTGCTCGTGGAACGGGTTCGGGCGAATGAAACCGGTATCCAAAACAAGACCTTCAAGAAATATCAACTAGTGGAAGCCCTCACCGATCCTATCATCTGGCTTTATGTCCTCATGCAAGTCTCAAGCACACTTGTGCTTGGTGGGCTGGGTGTCTTCTCCAACATTATCATCAAAAGCTTCGGATTTACCACGCTGCAAACACAATTGCTCAATATCGCACAGGGTGCTGTCACCAGCGCCGTCATGGTCGGCGGGGCTTCATTGTCATCCTGGACGGACCAAACAATCCTGGTCATGCATTTGTGGACAAT TCCCCCCATAATCGGCACCGCAATCATTTTCACCATCGCGCCAACTGAGTCTACAAGGGTCGGCCTCTTGATCGCATTCTACTGCACGCAGTTCATCTGGGCCGAAGGAAACCTTCTATTCTCGGTGATCTCCCGCAACGTCGCCGGTCAAACGAAGAAGTCGACTGTGCTCGCCATGACATTCATTGCCTGGGCCGCCGGGAATGCAACCGCACCGCAG ATCTTCCAATCCTCCGACGCACCACGCTACACCAAGGGCTTCACTGCCCATTTCTGTCTCTATGGAATTATGAATGGCACGCTGCTCGTTACACGGTGGCTCTTGATCCGTCGGAATAAAGGAAAAACAGACGCCACTTCTATGGCTGTTGCTGAGAATGGTATTCCTGAAGATATCGGTCACTCAGGCGCTTTCTTGGATATGACGGATGAGGAGAATCCGGATTTTCGG TATGTATATTAG
- a CDS encoding putative acyl-protein thioesterase 1,2, translating into MPSSKSYPAPLVIAPLKSDEHTHTIILLHGRGSNGERFGQVFLESTDIARCLPTVKFVFPTAKKSHSTVLKRIPINQWYDNYSLEGPNTRTELQIDGLEESTCFLRGLVDEEARLLNGEYRRVIIGGLSQGCATSVFCLLGGFPEDDKIRQLGGFIGMSGWLPFERDISRLLESGEDESETEDDPFSRDDEDGEDIPGNIQAINHVRDVLNLSALQNSSLSYLNTPVFLGHGSAEPKVSVELGRRIASILSDGFGMDVTWKAYKEFGHWYKVPDEIDDIVCFIKEKIGVQ; encoded by the coding sequence ATGCCGAGTTCCAAGTCTTACCCCGCTCCCTTGGTGATTGCACCTCTCAAGAGCGACGAACACACCCATAcaatcattcttctccacggcCGTGGCAGCAACGGTGAGCGCTTTGGCCAGGTCTTCCTCGAATCAACCGATATTGCGCGATGTCTCCCAACAGTCAAGTTCGTCTTTCCTACGGCCAAAAAAAGTCACTCCACCGTGCTAAAACGGATTCCCATCAACCAGTGGTATGATAATTACTCATTGGAAGGCCCGAACACTCGGACGGAATTACAGATAGATGGACTCGAAGAAAGTACTTGCTTTCTGCGTGGGTTGGTTGACGAAGAGGCCCGGCTGTTGAATGGCGAGTATCGTCGCGTCATTATCGGAGGATTGAGTCAAGGCTGTGCGACGTCTgtcttttgtcttcttgGGGGCTTTCCTGAAGATGACAAGATCCGACAGTTGGGTGGATTTATTGGAATGAGCGGATGGTTGCCATTTGAACGAGATATCTCGAGGCTATTGGAATCTGGCGAAGACGAGTCTGAAACCGAAGATGATCCTTTCTCTcgtgatgatgaggatggtgaagatATTCCTGGGAATATCCAGGCGATCAATCATGTTCGGGACGTTCTCAATCTGTCGGCTTTGCAGAACTCTTCCCTGTCTTATTTAAATACGCCTGTCTTTTTGGGACATGGCTCGGCAGAGCCTAAGGTGTCGGTGGAACTTGGACGGCGAATAGCGTCGATCCTTTCCGATGGGTTTGGAATGGATGTGACTTGGAAGGCGTATAAGGAATTTGGACACTGGTATAAAGTGCCAGACGAGATCGATGACATTGTGTGCTTTATCAAGGAGAAAATTGGGGTTCAATGA